A single region of the Microtus ochrogaster isolate Prairie Vole_2 chromosome 2, MicOch1.0, whole genome shotgun sequence genome encodes:
- the LOC101990473 gene encoding olfactory receptor 5AC2-like isoform X2, with product MEVNRTLLTEFVLRGITDLPELQIPLFLVFFFIYITTMVGNLGLIFLIWKDPHLHTPMYLFLGSLAFADACTSSSVTPRMLVDILDHDKMISLNECMAQYYFFGSSATTECFLLVMMAYDRYVAICNPLFYLVVMSNRVYTCLISVSYIIGFLHPLVHVGLLFRLTFCRYNIIDHFYCEILPLYTLSCTDPSINALVVFIFSAVIQAITFTSIMVSYACVLFSILKTKSEKGRSKAFSTCSAHLLSVSLFYGTLFFMYVSPGSGPNKYKDKMYSLFYTIVIPLLNPFIYSLRNKEVKNSL from the exons ATGGAAGTCAATAGGACTCTGCTGACTGAGTTTGTCCTCAGAGGAATAACAGATCTCCCAGAGCTGCAAATCCCCCTGTTCCTGGTGTTCTTCTTCATCTACATCACTACCATGGTGGGCAACCTTGGCTTAATTTTTCTCATCTGGAAGGACCCACATCTTCACACACCTATGTACCTTTTCCTTGGAAGTTTAGCCTTTGCAGACGCCTGTACTTCATCCTCAGTGACTCCTAGGATGCTTGTCGACATCTTAGACCATGATAAAATGATTTCCCTCAATGAATGCATGGCCCAATATTATTTTTTTGGATCCAGTGCTACCACAGAATGTTTCCTTCTGGTAATGATGGCTTATGACCGCTATGTTGCCATATGTAACCCTCTTTTCTATCTTGTGGTGATGTCCAATAGAGTGTACACTTGCCTGATAAGTGTTTCATATATAATTGGTTTTCTGCATCCACTTGTCCATGTAGGATTATTATTTAGATTAACATTCTGCAGGTACAATATAATAGATCATTTCTACTGTGAGATCTTGCCACTCTATACACTTTCTTGTACTGATCCATCTATTAATGCATTAGTTGtgttcattttttctgctgtcatACAAGCTATTACCTTCACGAGTATCATGGTCTCCTATGCCTGTGTCCTCTTTTCCATCCTGAAAACAAAGTCTGAGAAGGGCAGAAGCAAAGCCTTCTCTACCTGCAGTGCCCACCTGCTCTCTGTCTCCTTGTTCTATGGCACTCTCTTCTTCATGTACGTGAGCCCTGGGTCTGGACCAAATAAATATAAGGATAAGATGTATTCTCTGTTCTACACCATTGTGATTCCTCTGTTGAACCCCTTTATTTACAGTTTAAGAAATAAGGAA gtgaaaaactccctttaa
- the LOC101990473 gene encoding olfactory receptor 5AC1-like isoform X1, translated as MEVNRTLLTEFVLRGITDLPELQIPLFLVFFFIYITTMVGNLGLIFLIWKDPHLHTPMYLFLGSLAFADACTSSSVTPRMLVDILDHDKMISLNECMAQYYFFGSSATTECFLLVMMAYDRYVAICNPLFYLVVMSNRVYTCLISVSYIIGFLHPLVHVGLLFRLTFCRYNIIDHFYCEILPLYTLSCTDPSINALVVFIFSAVIQAITFTSIMVSYACVLFSILKTKSEKGRSKAFSTCSAHLLSVSLFYGTLFFMYVSPGSGPNKYKDKMYSLFYTIVIPLLNPFIYSLRNKEVLGALRKLIKS; from the coding sequence ATGGAAGTCAATAGGACTCTGCTGACTGAGTTTGTCCTCAGAGGAATAACAGATCTCCCAGAGCTGCAAATCCCCCTGTTCCTGGTGTTCTTCTTCATCTACATCACTACCATGGTGGGCAACCTTGGCTTAATTTTTCTCATCTGGAAGGACCCACATCTTCACACACCTATGTACCTTTTCCTTGGAAGTTTAGCCTTTGCAGACGCCTGTACTTCATCCTCAGTGACTCCTAGGATGCTTGTCGACATCTTAGACCATGATAAAATGATTTCCCTCAATGAATGCATGGCCCAATATTATTTTTTTGGATCCAGTGCTACCACAGAATGTTTCCTTCTGGTAATGATGGCTTATGACCGCTATGTTGCCATATGTAACCCTCTTTTCTATCTTGTGGTGATGTCCAATAGAGTGTACACTTGCCTGATAAGTGTTTCATATATAATTGGTTTTCTGCATCCACTTGTCCATGTAGGATTATTATTTAGATTAACATTCTGCAGGTACAATATAATAGATCATTTCTACTGTGAGATCTTGCCACTCTATACACTTTCTTGTACTGATCCATCTATTAATGCATTAGTTGtgttcattttttctgctgtcatACAAGCTATTACCTTCACGAGTATCATGGTCTCCTATGCCTGTGTCCTCTTTTCCATCCTGAAAACAAAGTCTGAGAAGGGCAGAAGCAAAGCCTTCTCTACCTGCAGTGCCCACCTGCTCTCTGTCTCCTTGTTCTATGGCACTCTCTTCTTCATGTACGTGAGCCCTGGGTCTGGACCAAATAAATATAAGGATAAGATGTATTCTCTGTTCTACACCATTGTGATTCCTCTGTTGAACCCCTTTATTTACAGTTTAAGAAATAAGGAAGTTTTAGGTGCTCTGAGAAAACTCATAAAGTCATAA